The Duganella sp. BuS-21 sequence ATTTCCTACAGGGCGGCGTGGCCTTCTTCCGCGCCATCGACCGGCCGGGCGTGACCGGCTACGGCTGGATGGCGCCGGGCCAACTGGTGGACGACAGCGTGAAGGTCTGCAAGCCTGTGCCCTTCCCTGCCAATTACACGCTGGCCAGCGCCAATGGCATCAACGGCGCCTGCACCTTGCAAGTCCGCGAATATCCGGGCATGACGGCGCTGGACGCCTATGGCTTGCCGATTCCGGGCAAGGACATCAAGGCGCGCGCGCTGGCGCAGGGGGACGTGATCGAAGTATCGCCATCGATGTTCTCCACCACCGAATCCATGCAGACCAAGGGCGACAACGGCGGCATCCGTTACTACTCGTATGAGTGGGTCTACGTGGTCGGCCAGGGGCTGAAGCCATGGTACGGCGTGCAGCCGCGCCTGAATTCGGTGCCGCTGCCGGCCGAAACGCTGTCCGGTGGCATCGGTTCGGTGGGCTACAACTATTCGGACGAGGCGTCGTTCATGTTCCAGCAGCCACACACCAACATCGGCATGCAGAACATGCAGCGTTTCGTTGAAGGTCGTCGCCTGTTCCACACCAACTTCACCACCGGCGATCACAACGAGCAAGGCAATGACCGTTACGACGGCGCGGTTGGCTTGCAAGGCGCGCACTTCAACCAGTCCTCGTGCTTCGGCTGCCACGTCAACAACGGCCGCAGCGCGGCGCCGAACGCCTTGAACCAGCGCCTCGACACCATGTCGGTGCGGGTGGCGAGCACCAACGCCAAGGGCCAGCAGTTGCCGCATCCGGTGTATGGCACCACGGTGCAGATGAACGCCGTCTCCGCCTCAGGCGCGCCGCAGAACTGGGGCACCGGTGTGCGCGTGGCCGGTTTCGAGAGCACCAGCAAGAAGCTGGCCGACGGCACCACCGTCGAACTGCGCAAGCCCAAGCTGGCCTTCGAGGGGCCGGTGCCGGATACGGTGTCGCTGCGCGCCGCGCAGCCGATCATCGGCGCCGGTTTGCTGGAAGCGGTGGCGGAAGCCGACATCCTGGCCCGCGCCGCCGGCACGGCCGACGTCGACGGCGTGAAAGGCGTGGCCAACTACGTCTTCGATCCGGAAAGCGGCGCCGTGCGCCTTGGCCGCTTCGGCTGGAAGGCATCCAAGGCGACGCTGCGCCAGCAAGCCGCAGCCGCACTGGTACAGGACATGGCGGTGACGTCGCCGGTGTACCGCAACCGTTCGTGCAATAGCGACCCGGCCGGCTGTGCCGCCGCACCGGCACAGAAAGGCATCACCGAGGCGGACCTGCAATCGCTGTCGCGTTATCTGGCGCTGGTGGCTGTACCGGCTCAGCGCAGCGTCTCCAGCGGCTTCCCCAAAGGTGTGGCCCCGATCGCCGAACTGGATGTCGACCCGGCCAAGATCGCCGCCGGCGCCAAGGCATTCCAGGGCATGCGCTGCGCTGCCTGCCACACGGCGGAGATGAAAACCGGTAACGGCCACCTGTTTGCGGAACTGCGCAACCAGACCATCCGCCCGTACTCGGACCTGCTGCTACACGACATGGGCGCCGGCCTGGCCGACAAGTTGGGCGAAGGCCAGGCCAAGGGAAATATGTGGCGGACGGCGCCACTGTGGGGGATAGGCTACACCGACAAGGTGATGGGCGATAGCACCAAAGTCGCTTACCTGCACGATGGCCGCGCCCGCAATCTGACCGAAGCCATCATGTGGCATGACGGCGAAGCAGCCAAGTCGCGGCAGCGTTTCGAAGCCCTGTCCAAGAGTGACCGCGAGGCTTTGCTGGCCTTCCTGAAGTCGCTATAAATTCAGTTCCCGGCCGCTTCGGCGGCAGCAAAAAGCCCGGTGTTCGCACCGGGCTTTTTTCGCATGAAGACTAATTGTAAGTAAACTTTTACACTTAAGTAGTAGTTAATACGATAAATTATTTGCTATCTTTTTTTGCAACCCGCTGAGCCCGGGCCAAGAGACTGCCGGCCGTCACGAGCGGTCGGCAGTGGGATAAAACTTGAAAAAAGGTCGACAATGAAACACTTGTATCGTAGCCGAACATCCCTTAACACCGTGCTTGGCATGGCCTTGATGGCCGCACTGCCCGCCATGGCAGACACGCTGGCGTTCGAAGACGCCAACGGCAATCCCCTCTCCGGCATTATCAAGGATGCAGAAGGTTTTGCCCAGGGCGACTACCTGGTGCATGGCTATGCCCTGGAGCCGTCGCCGGGATCGCTGGTCGGCGCCATCATTGACGGCGCCAGCAACAGCGGCGCCTGCATAGCGCTGGCCTGCGGCACCGGCAATCCCACCAGCTATTACGCAGCGCTCAACGACGGCATCATCGAAATCGAGCACAGCACCGCTGGCAAAGCCTTCACGCTGCAATCGTTCGACGCCAGTTTCATCGGCAATATCTACGAGGGCTTGAACCAGCCGGTGGCCGGCGTGCTGCGGGTGCAGGGCTTCCGCGCCGACAGCACGTCCATATGGCAGGACTTCGAACTGCAGGGGCGCGACTTCAACACGCCCGGCTTCGATTTCGCCCATTTCCTCACCAGCCAGGAATTCCGCTCCCAGCAGTTTGTCGCCATCGACTTCTTCGGCTTCTCCTGCAACTTCGACGGCGACTGCACGGCGTTTGAAAATCTCAAGGGCCAGTTTGCCATCGACAATATCGAGGTTTCGGCCGTGCCTGAACCGTCGAGCTGGATGATGCTGGGCGCTGGCCTGCTGGGCATGGGCTGGTTGTCGCGCCGCCGCCAGACGGCTGTCGCCGTAGGAGCCGCAGCATGAGCGCCGGCCGCATCCCCAAGCTGGCTCGGCGCCTGACCAGCGCCGGCGTCCTGCTGATGCTGGCCAGCCTGCAGGCCCATGCCGACGATGGTGTCGGCCAGATACGCCGCGCCTATGTGGTACAGCTGGGCGACAAGCCGATTTCGTCCTACTCGGGCGGCGTCAGCGGGCTGTCGGCGACCCAGCCGGCCAATGGCAAGCGCCTCAACCTCGACTCGCCGGCCGTCCAGCAATACGGCGCTTACTTGCAACAGAAGCAGGCCAGCGCGACCGCGCTGGTCGCGTCGGCGCCGGTGCTGCATCAGTACAGCGTGGTGCTGAACGGCTTCACCGCCCTGCTGACCGATGCCGAAGTGCGCGCACTGCGCGCCAACAGCGGCGTGGCTAGCATCACGCCGGACCAGCCGCGCCGCCTGCTCACCAGCTACACGCCCACCTTCCTCGGACTGGACCAGCCCGGCGGCCTGTGGAGCAAGGCCGGCGGCGTGGCCGGCGCCGGTGAAGACATCATCGTCGGCGTGATCGACAGCGGCATCTGGCCGGAGAACCTGGCCTTTGCAGACCGTGTCGACAGCACCGGCGCACCGACGCTGGACAGCAGCGCGGCGCTGGCCTATGGCGCGCCACCGGCCGCATGGAAAGGCGGCTGCCAGCCCGGCGAAGGCTTCGATGCCAATCTCTGCAACAACAAGCTGATCGGCGCCCAGTATTTCAACCAGGGCTTCCTCAACGACGGCTATGTGCTGCACTGGACCGAGTTCAACTCGGCGCGCGACAGCATCGGCGGCAACGCCGGTCACGGCGGCCACGGTACCCACACCTCGTCGACGGCGGCCGGCAACCATGGCGTCGCCACGGTGGTTGACGGCCTGCCGATGGGCAAAGCCGGCGGCATTGCGCCACGCGCGCGGGTCGCCATGTACAAGGTGTGCTGGAGCGCCGAGGCATGGGACGATCCGCGCGGCAGCAACGGCTGCTACCTGTCGGACAGCGTGGCGGCCATCGAGAAGGCGGTCTCCGACGGCGTCCACGTGATCAACTACTCGATCAGCGGCGGCGCCGATGTCGAAGACCCGGTGGAGCAAGCCTTCCTCAACGCCACCAACGCCGGCGTGTTTGTCGCGGCGGCGGCCGGCAACGAAGGCCCGTCGAATAGTACCCTGTCGCATATCAGCCCTTGGCTGACGACGGTGGCGGCATCGACCCACGACCGCCAGCTGCAATCGACGCTGAGCCTGGCCGATGGCCGCAGCTTCAAGGGCGCGTCGATGACCAAGGACGGCTTGCCGCAGACCGCCATGATCCGCGCGCAGGATGCGGTGTTGGCCGGCACCGATCCACTGGCGGCGTCGCTGTGTCCGAGCATCGAGTGGAATATGGGTTCGCCCATCCTCGATCCGGCCAAGGTGGCGGGCAAGATCGTCATCTGCGAACGCGGTATCACCGACCGCGTCGACAAGAGTAAGGCGGTCAAGGAGGCCGGCGGCGTTGGCATGGTCATGGTCGACAATGGCGGCGGCCTCACGGCCGAAGTGCATTCGGTGCCCACGGTCCACGTCAGCAACGCCGACGGCTTGCTGATCCAGGCGTACGCGGTCAATGGTCGCGGCAAGGCGGCGATGTCGCCGTTCATCATCGCCAGCGTCCCCGGTTCGGCGCCTGTCGTTGCCGGCTTCTCGTCGCGTGGTCCGAGCGGCGCCGACACCAGCGTTATGAAGCCCGACATGGCGGCACCCGGCGTCAGCATCCTGGCCAGCGTATCGCCGGAACTGACGCCGGAGCAGCGCAGCGAAGTCGTCGCCGGCACGCTGCCGGGCCAGCAGGCCTGGGCCTTCATGGATGGCACCTCGATGGCGACGCCACACGTCGCCGGCCTGGCCGCCCTGCTGCGCCAGCAGCACCCGACCTGGACGCCGGCGGCGATCAAGTCGGCGCTGATGACCAGCGCCGCCGATACGCTGTCCGACGGCTTGAAGGACGAGACAGCAGGCAAGCTGCCATGGGGCCAGGGCGCCGGCCACGTGCAGCCCAACCGCGCCGACGATCCTGGCCTGGTCTACGACGCGGGCGCGGTCGACTTCAAGAAGTATATGTGCGGACGCGGTCAGGCCGACCAGTGCGGCTACGGCATGAGCGAGGCGTGGAATCTCAATCAGGCATCGATCGCCATCGGCAATGTGCTGACGGCGGCCACGATACGGCGCAGCGTCACCAATGTCGGCAGCCAGACCGCGACCTACAACGCCAGCGTCACCATGCAGGGCTACGAGGCCACCGTGCAACCGGCCAGCCTGACCATCGCGCCGGGCGCCAGCGCCGCTTTCACACTGACGCTGAAGCGCACCAGTGCGCCCAACCGTACCTGGCAATTCGGCTCGCTGACCTGGAGCGACGGCAGCCACACAGTGCGTAGTCCCATCGTCGCTTCGTCCGCCACCTCGCTGACCGCGCCGCCCACGGTGCGTAGCTCGCGCACCACCGACACCAAGCTGCTCGGCATCGGCACCGACTACAGCGGCAAGCTGGGTGTGGCGGCGGGCGGCCTGAAGGCGGTGACCAAAACCACGCTCACGGTGCATCAAGCCGGCGAGGACAGCGTCGACACCGCGCTGCAAGTGGCGGCGGCCTGCAACAGCAGCAGCCAGGGTGTATCGGTCACGTCGTATGTGATCCCGGCCGATACCCTGGCCGCGCGCTTTGAGCTGTTCGACCGCGACACCAGCGGCAAGGGCAAGGACGATCTGGATCTGGCGGTCCTCGACAGCAACGGCGCCATCGCCGGCATCGCGCTGCACGACGGCTCCAATGAAACCGTCCTGCTGCGCGATCCGGCGGCCGGCAACTACCGCGTTTGCGTGTTGGGCTACAAAGTGGCGAATGGCGTGTCGAGCGAGTTCCAGCTGTCGACCGCGCACGTCACGGTGAACGACAAGGGCGGCAATCTGGACGCGGCCGTGCCGACGACGGTGAAAAACCGCAGCAACGCCACCGTCGCGCTGACCTGGTCCGGCCTCACCGCCGGCACCCGCTACCTCGGCGCGATGGACTTGCTGGAACAAGGCGTGCGCCGCGCCACCAGCACGGTGATTCATGTCGACACCGATGACACCGTGCCGCCGCCCGCCGCACTAACCCGCGCACCGAAGCGCGACAACCGCAAATAATCCGATGAAAGCCATCCCTATGAAAACTGTTAAAACCCTGATCGCGGTCGTGGCAGGCATCGCTTGCAGCGCCGCACTGGCCAATCCTAAAACCACCACCGTCGACTTCTCCGGCAATGCGTATGGCTGGGAAGGCATGCAGGCGGCCAACGGCGCCGGCGGCACCAAGATCGACGACGTGATCAGTCCTACCAAGGCCTTGCATACGACGATGGAAAATCAAATCCTCATCTTCGGCAGCAAGGATGCCAACTTCACCGGCAACTATGGCACCAGCAAGAGCGTCACCATCAGCCTGGACGTCTTCTCCGAGCACGTTAACTATTTCAACTTCGGCGAAACCACGCGCCCGTTGATCGTCGAACTGCGCGACTTCGACACACCGCCGCCGGGTTTGAACTATTCCAGCGTGTGGTACTACCTGGGCGATGTGGATGCCAGCAAGCCGTTGCAGCACTTCTCGGTGACGATTGCCGACACCAAGTCCAAGGGCCTGCCTGCTGGATGGAAGGGTTATGGCGCGATGACGGAAGACCTGCAATCCGAGCTGCCGAGCGACCGCACGTTCAAGAACGTCCTGGCGTCGGTGGACCAGATGGTGTTCTCGACCGCCATGCCGGGTGTGGTGTCGGACTTCGTGTACTTCGATGTCGCGCTGGATAACATCACGATCAGCGCAGTGCCGGAGCC is a genomic window containing:
- a CDS encoding discoidin domain-containing protein, whose amino-acid sequence is MSLALAACGGGSDSAPDAANRTASAMRMGATTAAEPEVALTPVAATSSGAERGDLSAAAAIDRNQSTRWGSLFSDDQYLTLDFGMSKPINRVHIEWENARATQYLLQVSDDNATWHTIKTVDNSQGGIEDWTGLAANGRYLRMQGVKRSTNYGYSIFEILAFSGGSGGSAPTEPTVPTPDPAVDTTKPGAAIKPLQATSSLVENQGNSAANAIDGKAGTRWASAFDDGAWIQFDFGVKTQVGYMKLLWENAYGKQYKLLVSDDGQNWTPFRSVTNGRGGTEEFFNLGVNARFIRLQGVARATNYGYSLFEVEFKTPGSDNTLGSSSTSAFKFPASGAGWAPLPASDAIESLQFTLADGTLVTRFGARGLARHGRERGEEWNEIGYGPNQTIDPVTGMAVDKGPGNYLSFVPQYFKNRTWGMEIIDNSKVPGITKPQLIVNQYSTVDFLQGGVAFFRAIDRPGVTGYGWMAPGQLVDDSVKVCKPVPFPANYTLASANGINGACTLQVREYPGMTALDAYGLPIPGKDIKARALAQGDVIEVSPSMFSTTESMQTKGDNGGIRYYSYEWVYVVGQGLKPWYGVQPRLNSVPLPAETLSGGIGSVGYNYSDEASFMFQQPHTNIGMQNMQRFVEGRRLFHTNFTTGDHNEQGNDRYDGAVGLQGAHFNQSSCFGCHVNNGRSAAPNALNQRLDTMSVRVASTNAKGQQLPHPVYGTTVQMNAVSASGAPQNWGTGVRVAGFESTSKKLADGTTVELRKPKLAFEGPVPDTVSLRAAQPIIGAGLLEAVAEADILARAAGTADVDGVKGVANYVFDPESGAVRLGRFGWKASKATLRQQAAAALVQDMAVTSPVYRNRSCNSDPAGCAAAPAQKGITEADLQSLSRYLALVAVPAQRSVSSGFPKGVAPIAELDVDPAKIAAGAKAFQGMRCAACHTAEMKTGNGHLFAELRNQTIRPYSDLLLHDMGAGLADKLGEGQAKGNMWRTAPLWGIGYTDKVMGDSTKVAYLHDGRARNLTEAIMWHDGEAAKSRQRFEALSKSDREALLAFLKSL
- a CDS encoding PEP-CTERM sorting domain-containing protein, yielding MKTVKTLIAVVAGIACSAALANPKTTTVDFSGNAYGWEGMQAANGAGGTKIDDVISPTKALHTTMENQILIFGSKDANFTGNYGTSKSVTISLDVFSEHVNYFNFGETTRPLIVELRDFDTPPPGLNYSSVWYYLGDVDASKPLQHFSVTIADTKSKGLPAGWKGYGAMTEDLQSELPSDRTFKNVLASVDQMVFSTAMPGVVSDFVYFDVALDNITISAVPEPSETMMLGAGLGLLALVARRRKRAA
- a CDS encoding S8 family serine peptidase; its protein translation is MSAGRIPKLARRLTSAGVLLMLASLQAHADDGVGQIRRAYVVQLGDKPISSYSGGVSGLSATQPANGKRLNLDSPAVQQYGAYLQQKQASATALVASAPVLHQYSVVLNGFTALLTDAEVRALRANSGVASITPDQPRRLLTSYTPTFLGLDQPGGLWSKAGGVAGAGEDIIVGVIDSGIWPENLAFADRVDSTGAPTLDSSAALAYGAPPAAWKGGCQPGEGFDANLCNNKLIGAQYFNQGFLNDGYVLHWTEFNSARDSIGGNAGHGGHGTHTSSTAAGNHGVATVVDGLPMGKAGGIAPRARVAMYKVCWSAEAWDDPRGSNGCYLSDSVAAIEKAVSDGVHVINYSISGGADVEDPVEQAFLNATNAGVFVAAAAGNEGPSNSTLSHISPWLTTVAASTHDRQLQSTLSLADGRSFKGASMTKDGLPQTAMIRAQDAVLAGTDPLAASLCPSIEWNMGSPILDPAKVAGKIVICERGITDRVDKSKAVKEAGGVGMVMVDNGGGLTAEVHSVPTVHVSNADGLLIQAYAVNGRGKAAMSPFIIASVPGSAPVVAGFSSRGPSGADTSVMKPDMAAPGVSILASVSPELTPEQRSEVVAGTLPGQQAWAFMDGTSMATPHVAGLAALLRQQHPTWTPAAIKSALMTSAADTLSDGLKDETAGKLPWGQGAGHVQPNRADDPGLVYDAGAVDFKKYMCGRGQADQCGYGMSEAWNLNQASIAIGNVLTAATIRRSVTNVGSQTATYNASVTMQGYEATVQPASLTIAPGASAAFTLTLKRTSAPNRTWQFGSLTWSDGSHTVRSPIVASSATSLTAPPTVRSSRTTDTKLLGIGTDYSGKLGVAAGGLKAVTKTTLTVHQAGEDSVDTALQVAAACNSSSQGVSVTSYVIPADTLAARFELFDRDTSGKGKDDLDLAVLDSNGAIAGIALHDGSNETVLLRDPAAGNYRVCVLGYKVANGVSSEFQLSTAHVTVNDKGGNLDAAVPTTVKNRSNATVALTWSGLTAGTRYLGAMDLLEQGVRRATSTVIHVDTDDTVPPPAALTRAPKRDNRK
- a CDS encoding NF038120 family PEP-CTERM protein, with the protein product MAALPAMADTLAFEDANGNPLSGIIKDAEGFAQGDYLVHGYALEPSPGSLVGAIIDGASNSGACIALACGTGNPTSYYAALNDGIIEIEHSTAGKAFTLQSFDASFIGNIYEGLNQPVAGVLRVQGFRADSTSIWQDFELQGRDFNTPGFDFAHFLTSQEFRSQQFVAIDFFGFSCNFDGDCTAFENLKGQFAIDNIEVSAVPEPSSWMMLGAGLLGMGWLSRRRQTAVAVGAAA